ACAGAAACGCATCCGCGTAAGCGCATTGGTACTGAAGCGTAAACGGGCGAGACCAGTGAGTTCCGGTGACCAGTTATTCGGCATATCTCCGTACATGGCATCAATGAACAGCGGATAAGTATCGCTCGATAACACCGCTTCAACTTCACGGGCACACATTTTTGCCGTCTCAATATCCCATTGAGGGGTGATCCCGGCGTGCGCCATCACCAGCTTCTTCTCTTCATCAACCTGCAGCAAGGGCTGGCGCCGCAGCCAGTTGATCAGCTCATCCGCATCCTCTGCTTCCAGCAAAGGGGTGAGGCGATCCTTGGGTTTATTGCGACTGATGCCGGCGAAGACAGCCAGAAGGTGCAGGTCGTGATTGCCCAGAACCAGACGCACACACTCACCCAGCGATCGAACATAGCGCAGAACATCAAGAGAACCTGGCCCGCGTGCGACGAGATCGCCTGTCAGCCAGAGGGTGTCCTGCACCGGATCGAAATCAACCTGTTGCAGCAGAGAGTGAAGTTCATCGTAGCATCCGTGGATGTCACCGATCAGATATGTGCTCATGTAACCTTCCCAGGCAAAGGCGACAGACGCGGCAATCACCGCTATGCCTGAAAGCTTCAGGCACTGTCTGCGTAATCAGATAAATTAATGGATATGGCTGGGGATGGCCAGCCTGAACACCGGGATGTCGACCTGAAAGGTTTCGCCTTCACTGTCGATCATTATGTAATGGCCCTGCATGGTACCCATTGGGGTTTCGAGAACGGCACCGCTGGTGTACTGAAACTCGTTGCCGGGTTCGATATGCGGCTGTTCACCCACCACACCTTCTCCCTGAACTTCAGTTTCACGCCCATTACCATTGGTAATCAGCCAGTAACGGCCCAGCAGTTGAACGGCGGCACGCCCCAGATTGCGTATTGTGACGGTATAAGCAAAAACATAACGTTCTTCTTCAGGCACAGATTGCGAAGGGATAAAAGCACTCTGTACATGGACACAAACACGGGGCGTATCGCTCATCAGTTCTGGTTCTCCTGCGTCTGGGGATGCGCAGAAAGCCAGTTGGCTAACTGGCAATATTGCGCCACAGAGATGTTTTCCGCCCGTAGGGTCGGGTCGATGTTCAACTCCTGCAGTGTCTCAAGCGTGAACAGATGCCCCAGGCTGTTGCGCAGCGTTTTGCGACGCTTACCAAAGGCTTCTGTAGTGATCCTGCTGAGAACACGTAAATCCTGCACCGGATTAGGGATGTTAGCATGCGGCATCAAACGCACCACGGCTGACTCCACTTTTGGCGGTGGGGTAAAAGATTCTGGCGGCACTTCAAGCACCGGGATAACCTGGCAGAAATATTGCGCCATAACGGTCAGACGGCCATAGGCCTTGCTGCCCGGACCTGCCACCAGCCGGTTTACCACCTCTTTCTGCAGCATGAAGTGCATATCTTTGATTGAGTTAGTATAGCTGAAAAGGTGGAACATCAACGGCGTGGAGATGTTGTAAGGCAGGTTACCAAACACGCGCAATGACTGACCTTTTTCGCGGGCATACTCTGCGAAATCAAAGGTCATGGCATCCTGCTGGAAAATGGTCAGCTTGGGACCCAGAAACGGGTGCGTCTGCAGACGGGCCGCCAGATCGCGGTCAATTTCAATCACCGTCATGGCGTCCAGACGCTCGCCAACCGGTTCGGTTAACGCGGCCAGGCCGGGACCAATTTCCACTACAACCTCACCTTTTTGCGGGTGAATAGCGGAAACAATGCTGTCGATGATGTACTTATCGTTAAGGAAGTTCTGTCCGAAACGTTTGCGGGCGAAGTGGCCCTGGTGAACGCGATTATTCATTACTGCTCTTGATCATGGTGATGGCGAGGTTAAGCGCCGTAACAAAGCTGCCCGCATCAGCGTTACCCAGACCAGCCAGTTCAAGGGCGGTGCCGTGGTCAACGGAGGTACGGATAAAGGGCAGGCCGAGGGTGATATTCACCGCACGCCCGAATCCCTGATATTTTAGCACCGGTAAACCCTGGTCGTGATACATCGCCAGGACAGCATCGGCATGCTGTAAATATTTAGGCTGGAACAGGGTATCAGCCGGTAAAGGGCCGGTCAGTTGCATGCCCTGCTGACGGAGTTCGTTCAGCGCCGGGATGATCACATCAATCTCTTCCCGTCCCATGTGCCCACCTTCGCCCGCATGAGGATTCAGACCGCAGACGAAAATATGCGGAGAAGCCAGACCGAACTTACTTTTCAGGTCGGCATGCAGAATGCCGATTACTTCGTGCAGGCTTTCGCGGGTAATAGCATCAGACACCGCTTTCAGCGGCAGGTGCGTGGTAGCCAGAGCAACGCGCAGCTCTTCTGTCGCCAGCATCATGACAACACGCTCGCACTGGGCACGCTCTGCAAAGAATTCGGTATGCCCGCTGAAGGGAATGCCCGCATCGTTGATCACGCCCTTATGGACCGGGCCGGTAATCAACGCGGCGAATTCGCCGTTCAGGCAGCCATCGC
This genomic window from Erwinia sp. E_sp_B01_1 contains:
- the rsmA gene encoding 16S rRNA (adenine(1518)-N(6)/adenine(1519)-N(6))-dimethyltransferase RsmA → MNNRVHQGHFARKRFGQNFLNDKYIIDSIVSAIHPQKGEVVVEIGPGLAALTEPVGERLDAMTVIEIDRDLAARLQTHPFLGPKLTIFQQDAMTFDFAEYAREKGQSLRVFGNLPYNISTPLMFHLFSYTNSIKDMHFMLQKEVVNRLVAGPGSKAYGRLTVMAQYFCQVIPVLEVPPESFTPPPKVESAVVRLMPHANIPNPVQDLRVLSRITTEAFGKRRKTLRNSLGHLFTLETLQELNIDPTLRAENISVAQYCQLANWLSAHPQTQENQN
- the apaG gene encoding Co2+/Mg2+ efflux protein ApaG — encoded protein: MSDTPRVCVHVQSAFIPSQSVPEEERYVFAYTVTIRNLGRAAVQLLGRYWLITNGNGRETEVQGEGVVGEQPHIEPGNEFQYTSGAVLETPMGTMQGHYIMIDSEGETFQVDIPVFRLAIPSHIH
- the pdxA gene encoding 4-hydroxythreonine-4-phosphate dehydrogenase PdxA, producing the protein MLSNVRVVITPGEPAGIGPDVTLQLAHRDWPVELVVCADPALLRERAAKLGLPLTLREYQPGVAARPQTAGTLTVLPVATPEPVRAGELCVANSHYVLETLARACDGCLNGEFAALITGPVHKGVINDAGIPFSGHTEFFAERAQCERVVMMLATEELRVALATTHLPLKAVSDAITRESLHEVIGILHADLKSKFGLASPHIFVCGLNPHAGEGGHMGREEIDVIIPALNELRQQGMQLTGPLPADTLFQPKYLQHADAVLAMYHDQGLPVLKYQGFGRAVNITLGLPFIRTSVDHGTALELAGLGNADAGSFVTALNLAITMIKSSNE